In the genome of Pyrobaculum islandicum DSM 4184, the window AAAATCCCGTGGGAGCTTGTGGAGGAGAGGCCAAACGTCCTAGACCTTGTGACATGTATGTATCTAGCTGTCGAGAAGTACGTGAGAAGACTGCTAAAGGAATTGACGAGGTAGGATAATCGAGGAGACGTTCCCCAAATACGGTCTCGGTAAATACTTCATAGATAAAGCCAAGTTCTTCTGACATGACGTAGTGTTCCACCGGGCGGTAGGACTTGTTAGAAGCAGAGGGAGGTTAGAAAAATTTACAGGAGTTGACAAGACCTATTCCATTGTCTGAGCCCATTCTCTAGCTAGTATGTTTAACACATTTTTTTCGCCTATTAAATCACGTATTGATATAACGCCGACAAGCTCTCCGTTTCTATTTACCACAACTACATGTCTGACATTGTGATCTCTCATCTTACGAGCTGCGACGGTTATGGGGTCATCGGCGTATACATATATGAAGTTATGCATAGTGCCTACCTTATCCACGGTAGTAGATAGTGGGACTTTCTTCGCTATTGCTCTTATGATATCCCTCTCAGAGATTACGCCAATGGGTTTTTTCGGGTTGTTTTTATCTACAACTACTAATAGACCTACTCTTTGGCTTGCCATTTTTTCTGCAGCATTTTCTACAGTCTCGTCTGGGGCTATTGTAACTGGGGGTTTTGTAGCCAACTCCCCACAGTTCATATATTAGATTTTTTAGATCTTTAAATATTTTTTAATGCCATTTTTAGTGATTCTAAACTGGTCGTATTTACTTTTATTGTGGGTAAATATGACTCTATAGTTTCATTGCTACCGCCGACTAATATTACTTTTACTTCTCTAAAGGCGGTCTTAGCCGCTTTTAAAACCTCTGGATGGACCATGTCGTCTTCGCCGTCTGTTATAACTATCAGCTTATAACTGTGCAACCCTTGTTGTTTGGCGTCTCTAACCGCGGTATAAACAGCGGCTGTTATATCTGTACCCCCGAGTGGGAGTACTCTGAGTAAAGATCTTATCACCTCCTTTATGTTTGTAATAGGTGGATAAACCATTTGATCGAAAAATCTTAGTATGACTCTTTTACTTCTCTTCATTAATGCTATTGCTAACGCAGTAGCCCACGTTATCTTCTGCGTCATATCCATAGCTATTCCGTCATATAGTGTGTAAAACATAGAACCTGACTTATCTACCAATAGGTAAATCTTCTCTCTTGCGTCTATTGACATTTCGTATATAGATAGAGATTTTGTTGCAAGCTTATATCCAAAGAGCTCTCTCGATTGTACATATATAGCTTTACTTAAATTTGTCGCCCTCTGGAGGTTAGAAAACGTCCTTATTCTAGTTATTCCAGACACTACACCTTTTCTCTCAGTTATAGGGCCTTGTTCCATTTCTGGCCTAAGTGATGATATTATCTCTACCAACGACTCAAGTATTTTGGCAAGTCTGGCGCGGTATGGATCTACGTCAATATCGAAGAGGAGCTCGGCAACTTCTTTACCCACTTCATCACCTAGCGCTTTTGTTACCGATTTTCTAAGCTTTTCTATGTTTTTTATACTCCCCATATAAAACCGGAGGAGGCTGTTTATCTCTTGGCGTAGTTGTTGGTCTTGGCTTAATTGTTTGTAGTCTTTCCTGTCTTCAAAATTGCCTAATGTCCCTCTCTCTAGCCTAGAGAGGAGGCTGTTGTACGCTCTGAGAAGTTTTATAGATGCCGACTTAGAGACTTGGTAATTATATCTACTTATACGCGAAACTTCTTGATATATGTCACTGGCTATATATGACTTTAGAAATATATACCATAATGCTTCGTCTTGGCTAGGCTCTTCTTTTAATATTGGCGTTCTATAGTGGACATAGAAAGAGTCTGCAATGGCGTCATTTGATACTTTTGTAAGTTTCAGCGGTATCCCTATTTTCTGCATGTACCTAACTATTTCGTGTATCCTAAGTCTGGTAAGTTCGTCGTTGTAATCTACGTTTAATAAAACGCCCATTAGAGTTGGCTTCTTAACATCTCTAGCGTGGATTTTATCTCCTCCATCTCTACTTGGAAGAAGCGGTAGGTGACGGGGTCGGCTAATGCTTTGTCTAACAGCTCATATGCCTCCTTTATCTTCTCCCTAGCGATAGACAACGCGTTGTTTGTAATGAGCGCTTTTATCTCATTAACCATGTCGTATAACACCGAAAGGTTGCCGGGCATATGTGTAGCTAGGAAGGACTCATACTCTGCTAAATCCTCCTTATCTTTTACAAGATACTTTAACACCTTTAACGTCCCCGCTCTGAGAGTTGCCACATCAATGTCAGAAGGCTTTATTCCCAGAACTGTTAAATATGAGACTACATAGAGGGGCACTTTTACACGGGTTCTATTGGAAATAACTACGTGGTCTAAATACGACGCCACTATGGGAGATATATGCTTTACCACAGTATCCATGTTTTCATAGACATAGCTCTGGATGTAGTCATTTAGCTTTTTGACTTCATCCATAGACATTATGGGAGTAAGCTTTTCGAAATCTTTCTTGAGTTTTAGGCCTGTTTTAACTAGTTGCTCTGTCTCATCTGGTTGTGCATATTTTGTAAATACCCTCAATGGAAATCTGTCGTACAGAGCTTGTAGCTCCTCCTCGTCTGGTATACGGTTTGTGGCGCCGAAGACAGTCCACGTTTTTACGGGGATTATGTTACCCCCGTCGTATATTACCCTCTCGTTCAATATAGTGAGCATAGTGTTGAGTATGGCGCTTGAGGCGTTGAAAATCTCGTCTAACAAGGCGAAGTCGGCCTCTACGATAGAGTTTGTATATATCCTCTTGACATTGCCTTTGAGAAGCTCTACTATGTCTATGGGGCCTATTACTTCCTCTATTTCGGTAAATTTTGTTAAAAGGCGATAGAACCACCTCGCCTTTAGAAGTTTAGATATTGACGCCACCAGCATAGTTTTGGCTGTGCCAGGCGGGCCTATGAGTATGAAGTTCTCTCTTACGAACACAGCTGTTAGACTTGCAGTTATTTCATCGCTAAATCTGTAGAATAGTGAGTCTAAGGTCTTCCTTACCTGGACAACCTTTGCTATCAGCTCTTCCACATTTC includes:
- a CDS encoding CBS domain-containing protein, producing the protein MNCGELATKPPVTIAPDETVENAAEKMASQRVGLLVVVDKNNPKKPIGVISERDIIRAIAKKVPLSTTVDKVGTMHNFIYVYADDPITVAARKMRDHNVRHVVVVNRNGELVGVISIRDLIGEKNVLNILAREWAQTME
- a CDS encoding AAA family ATPase → MEELIAKVVQVRKTLDSLFYRFSDEITASLTAVFVRENFILIGPPGTAKTMLVASISKLLKARWFYRLLTKFTEIEEVIGPIDIVELLKGNVKRIYTNSIVEADFALLDEIFNASSAILNTMLTILNERVIYDGGNIIPVKTWTVFGATNRIPDEEELQALYDRFPLRVFTKYAQPDETEQLVKTGLKLKKDFEKLTPIMSMDEVKKLNDYIQSYVYENMDTVVKHISPIVASYLDHVVISNRTRVKVPLYVVSYLTVLGIKPSDIDVATLRAGTLKVLKYLVKDKEDLAEYESFLATHMPGNLSVLYDMVNEIKALITNNALSIAREKIKEAYELLDKALADPVTYRFFQVEMEEIKSTLEMLRSQL
- a CDS encoding vWA domain-containing protein → MGVLLNVDYNDELTRLRIHEIVRYMQKIGIPLKLTKVSNDAIADSFYVHYRTPILKEEPSQDEALWYIFLKSYIASDIYQEVSRISRYNYQVSKSASIKLLRAYNSLLSRLERGTLGNFEDRKDYKQLSQDQQLRQEINSLLRFYMGSIKNIEKLRKSVTKALGDEVGKEVAELLFDIDVDPYRARLAKILESLVEIISSLRPEMEQGPITERKGVVSGITRIRTFSNLQRATNLSKAIYVQSRELFGYKLATKSLSIYEMSIDAREKIYLLVDKSGSMFYTLYDGIAMDMTQKITWATALAIALMKRSKRVILRFFDQMVYPPITNIKEVIRSLLRVLPLGGTDITAAVYTAVRDAKQQGLHSYKLIVITDGEDDMVHPEVLKAAKTAFREVKVILVGGSNETIESYLPTIKVNTTSLESLKMALKNI